From a single Sinorhizobium sp. RAC02 genomic region:
- a CDS encoding methyl-accepting chemotaxis protein yields the protein MLPKTATARNMFAIVATGVATTVATAGVLLWLSYRAVEERSISEMVNAAEASAGKVETTFAQVKTLSWNLRSAIFAMKDSATPSREMVDATLKRLLTDNPFAVGLSTGWEPDAFDGKDAEYKDKPGHDASGRYVPYAIRSNGVAVIEALVDYDKDGAGDYYQIPKKTGKDLLTEPYTYNVGGKDTLMTSFMVPLMYDGTFKAVSGVDVALDALAADMAKLKPLGEGYVTLLSQGGSIVSHPDTATLGKTLKDSGLDVAAWQQLIDNPHKAFEMTDASGVASMAVAVPVPLQPGTTWYAVVSVPKRVLFASLSTLAITSIIVIAIAAGLLISIGWLLAARFRKRLATVITATSEIASGRTDVDLSESTRQDEIGEMARSLAVLRDATLAKLRLESEAEENRALSEDERRQRADEAAERERQTRIAVEALADGLQKLADGDMTHRIEHTFAGSLDQVRHDFNASVEKLQSALRSVGGNANAIQAGSAEIRSASDDLAKRTEQQAASVEETAAALEEITTSLKDATRRAEDAGQLVERTRAGAEKSGEVVRRAVSAMSGIENSSREISNIIGVIDEIAFQTNLLALNAGVEAARAGEAGKGFAVVAQEVRELAQRSANAAKEIKALITKSGEQVHLGVTLVGETGSALSEIVNQVQEIDVNVAAIVRSAREQSTGLNEISAAVNSIDQGTQKNAAMVEEQTAASHALANEATALDALIAQFRLGMGGANSRPVAASSAEHRPAASGARALGSKLTRAFGGGLAAASAAAQDWQEF from the coding sequence ATGCTGCCGAAGACTGCGACTGCCCGAAACATGTTCGCCATCGTTGCGACCGGTGTTGCCACGACCGTGGCGACGGCGGGCGTTCTGCTGTGGCTCTCCTACCGTGCGGTCGAGGAGCGCTCGATTTCGGAAATGGTGAATGCGGCGGAGGCCAGCGCCGGCAAGGTGGAAACCACGTTCGCGCAGGTGAAGACGCTGAGCTGGAACCTGCGGTCTGCGATTTTTGCGATGAAGGACAGTGCTACGCCAAGCCGCGAGATGGTCGATGCGACGTTGAAGCGTTTGTTGACCGACAATCCGTTTGCCGTCGGCCTCAGCACCGGCTGGGAGCCCGACGCCTTCGATGGCAAGGACGCCGAATACAAGGACAAGCCCGGCCACGATGCGAGCGGCCGCTATGTTCCCTATGCCATTCGTTCGAACGGCGTGGCGGTGATCGAGGCGCTGGTGGATTACGACAAGGACGGTGCCGGCGACTACTACCAGATCCCGAAGAAGACCGGGAAAGATCTGCTGACGGAGCCCTATACCTACAATGTCGGCGGCAAAGACACGCTGATGACGTCGTTCATGGTGCCGTTGATGTACGACGGTACCTTCAAGGCGGTGTCCGGCGTCGATGTTGCGCTCGATGCGCTGGCGGCCGACATGGCCAAGCTGAAACCGCTCGGCGAGGGTTACGTCACGCTGCTCAGCCAGGGCGGTAGCATCGTCAGTCACCCGGATACCGCGACACTCGGCAAGACACTGAAGGATTCCGGTCTCGACGTTGCCGCCTGGCAGCAGCTCATCGACAATCCGCACAAGGCTTTCGAGATGACCGATGCCTCGGGCGTTGCCTCGATGGCCGTCGCCGTGCCGGTGCCGCTGCAGCCGGGCACCACCTGGTACGCCGTCGTCTCCGTGCCAAAGCGCGTCCTCTTTGCCAGCCTTTCCACGCTGGCCATCACATCCATCATCGTCATCGCTATTGCTGCAGGCCTGTTGATTTCGATCGGCTGGCTGCTTGCCGCGCGCTTCCGCAAACGCCTGGCCACCGTGATTACGGCCACGAGCGAGATTGCCAGTGGTCGCACGGATGTCGATCTTTCCGAATCTACGCGTCAGGATGAAATCGGCGAAATGGCCCGCTCGCTCGCCGTGCTGCGCGATGCGACACTCGCCAAGCTGCGTCTCGAAAGCGAGGCGGAAGAAAACCGGGCGCTTTCCGAAGACGAGCGTCGCCAGCGCGCCGACGAGGCGGCCGAGCGTGAACGCCAGACGCGCATCGCCGTCGAGGCACTGGCCGATGGCCTGCAGAAACTGGCCGACGGCGACATGACGCACCGGATCGAGCATACCTTTGCCGGCTCGCTCGACCAGGTCCGCCACGATTTCAACGCCTCCGTCGAGAAGCTCCAGTCGGCGCTGCGCTCGGTCGGCGGCAATGCCAATGCCATTCAGGCCGGCTCTGCGGAAATCCGTTCTGCCTCCGACGACCTCGCCAAGCGCACCGAGCAGCAGGCCGCCTCCGTCGAGGAGACTGCCGCCGCGCTGGAGGAGATCACCACGTCGCTGAAGGATGCGACGCGCCGTGCCGAGGATGCCGGCCAGCTCGTCGAGCGCACCCGCGCCGGTGCGGAAAAGTCGGGTGAGGTGGTGCGCCGCGCCGTCTCCGCAATGAGCGGCATCGAAAATTCCTCGCGCGAAATCTCCAACATCATCGGCGTGATCGACGAGATCGCGTTCCAGACCAATCTTCTGGCGCTGAATGCCGGCGTCGAGGCCGCGCGTGCCGGTGAGGCCGGCAAGGGTTTTGCCGTCGTGGCGCAGGAGGTTCGCGAGCTCGCTCAGCGTTCGGCCAATGCAGCCAAGGAAATCAAGGCCCTTATCACCAAATCGGGCGAACAGGTCCATCTTGGTGTTACGCTCGTCGGTGAGACGGGCTCGGCGCTCAGCGAAATCGTCAACCAGGTCCAGGAAATCGACGTCAATGTCGCGGCGATCGTGCGTTCTGCGCGCGAACAGTCAACGGGCCTCAACGAGATCAGTGCGGCCGTGAATTCCATCGATCAGGGCACGCAGAAGAACGCCGCCATGGTGGAAGAACAAACCGCGGCAA